The Thalassophryne amazonica chromosome 6, fThaAma1.1, whole genome shotgun sequence genome includes a region encoding these proteins:
- the asb14b gene encoding dynein heavy chain 12, axonemal — MTEETEKFFYQSDDDFDEDEATQYLIEQSILQYKNLKGLKPSDLKVTEDPDEIFKAIKEGDEEALNHLIEQPDTLSRVDDRGWTPLHEAAVQEKKRILEIVFSASPPGSGHCRTLKGETPLFLAVVHGLRENATFLLQNGCNPDLQNDENDLPLVAAILNDHYDLATLLLRWNAKVDNTGPLNRTALHESAFLGLENFVYLLLESGANPNICDIKKKTPLALAAQNGHLHVVEALLQKGARVWCESEESGTILFDAAASGNPAIISLLLDYGADPNLPLPSGHLPIHRAAYHGYILSLERLIPVTKMEAVKESGMSPLHSAAAGGHAHCLESLLKVGYDPNFMLHPRIRRNYDDERKSALFFAVSNNDLQCTRLLLEAGAMVNQDPINCLQVALRVGNYELINTLLKFGANVNYYSRVNTTHFPSALQYALKDEVMLRMILNHGYDVRRCFDCPYGDSSHDCSAWTTTVIKDMVFCEVITVSWLKQISGQVVRIMLDYTDHVSFCSKIKDTLKEQKQWPEICHVQRNARSLKHLCRLRIREHLRSLRLRAPVFINFLPLPPTVKDYLRYKEFDVYSRGSLVSPS, encoded by the exons ATGACAGAGGAAACAGAAAAGTTCTTTTACCAGTCTGACGATGACTTTGATGAAGATGAAGCGACACAGTACTTAATTGAACAAAGTATACTTCAATATAAGAATCTCAAAGGATTGAAACCAAG TGATCTCAAGGTTACTGAAGACCCTGATGAGATTTTCAAAGCAATCAAGGAGG GTGATGAAGAAGCACTGAACCATCTGATAGAGCAACCAGACACTCTGTCTCGAGTTGATGATAGAGGATGGACTCCTCTGCATGAAGCTGCAGTGCAGGAGAAGAAAAGGATTTTAGAGATTGTCTTCTCGG CTTCTCCTCCAGGTTCAGGACATTGTCGCACACTGAAAGGTGAGACCCCATTGTTTCTCGCTGTGGTTCATGGTCTCAGAGAGAATGCAACATTCTTGTTACAGAATGGCTGTAATCCAGATCTCCAGAACGATGAGAACGATTTACCTTTAGTGGCAG CCATTCTAAACGACCACTATGACTTGGCCACCCTGTTGCTTCGATGGAACGCCAAAGTAGACAACACAGGACCACTAAACCGGACAGCATTACATGAGTCTGCTTTTCTGGGTCTGGAGAACTTTGTGTATCTACTTTTAGAGTCTGGTGCCAATCCAAATATATGTGACATCAAAAAGAAAACTCCCCTGGCTTTGGCTGCCCAGAATGGACATCTCCATGTGGTGGAAGCCCTGTTACAaaaag GAGCCCGTGTGTGGTGTGAATCAGAGGAATCTGGCACTATTTTGTTTGATGCCGCTGCCTCTGGAAACCCAGCCATAATCTCTTTGCTGTTAGACTATGGAGCAGATCCCAACCTTCCCTTGCCCAGTGGCCACCTGCCCATTCACCGTGCAGCTTACCATGGATACATACT ATCACTGGAGCGACTTATCCCAGTGACTAAGATGGAGGCTGTGAAAGAAAGCGGGATGAGTCCTCTCCATTCTGCAGCTGCTGGGGGACATGCTCATTGTCTGGAATCGCTTCTCAAAGTGGGCTATGATCCTAATTTCATGCTGCATCCTAGGATTCGCCGCAACTATGATGATGAGCGCAAATCTGCCCTCTTCTTTGCCGTGTCCAACAATGACCTCCAGTGCACCCGCTTGCTATTGGAGGCTGGAGCAATGGTGAACCAGGACCCTATTAATTGTTTGCAGGTTGCTCTTAGAGTGGGCAACTATGAGCTGATCAACAcactgctgaagtttggggcaaatgTCAACTATTACTCCCGTGTCAACACCACTCACTTCCCCTCAGCACTGCAGTATGCTTTGAAAGATGAAGTCATGCTGAGAATGATTTTAAACCATGGCTATGATGTTAGGCGTTGCTTTGACTGTCCCTATGGGGACAGTTCCCATGACTGCAGTGCTTGGACAACCACAGTTATCAAGGAcatggtg TTCTGCGAGGTGATCACGGTGTCGTGGCTTAAGCAAATATCTGGCCAGGTTGTACGCATCATGCTCGACTACACCGACCATGTTTCATTCTGCTCAAAAATTAAGGATACCTTGAAGGAGCAGAAACAGTGGCCAGAGATCTGTCACGTTCAAA GAAATGCGCGCAGCCTGAAGCACCTGTGCAGATTGCGAATAAGAGAGCATCTGAGAAGCCTGCGTTTGAGAGCCCCAGTGTTCATCAACTTCCTTCCTCTTCCACCCACGGTGAAAGATTACTTGCGCTATAAGGAGTTTGATGTCTACAGCAGAGGCAGCTTGGTCAGCCCGTCGTGA